The following proteins are co-located in the Streptomyces bottropensis ATCC 25435 genome:
- a CDS encoding alkaline phosphatase D family protein produces MPLPTHGPTQPRSSHAPELRAAARHFDRRRFLTVTGAAAALAFATNLPAAGAAAAATLDPRRITEDPFTLGVASGDPLADSVLLWTRLAPAPYQPDGGLPAERVRVEWELALDDRFRRVVRRGTATAHPELHHTVHVEVEFLAPGRVYYYRFRTGTWISETGRTRTAPPGRAHLTGSTELSFAAVSCQRYDQGYYTAYRHLADEDVDVVLHLGDYLYEYAVNSVGGARNYTDRVLPDVFNHETVTLEDYRLRYALHKTDPDQRAAHAAHPFVVTWDDHETENNYAGDNPDGGEPSEEFLLRRAAAYRAYWENQPLRRRQRPDGPDMKLYRRLRWGRLAQFDILDTRQYRSNQAQGDGWQIPGPESADPARTMTGTTQERWLLDGWDRSDAVWNVLPQQVTFSQRRNAVGEVYKVSMDSWDGYPASRERLLAGAEAAGIENLMVLTGDVHVGYAFDIKRDFDDRSSRTVGTELVASSVSSGGNGSDKPANWDTYMTANPHMRFYNGRRGYTTVTLDRESARADFKAVPYVTTTGAGISTVASFAVEAGVPGLQPV; encoded by the coding sequence ATGCCACTCCCCACCCATGGGCCGACACAGCCCCGCTCGTCCCATGCGCCCGAACTGCGCGCCGCCGCCCGGCACTTCGACCGCCGCCGCTTCCTCACCGTCACGGGTGCCGCCGCCGCGCTCGCCTTCGCCACCAACCTTCCCGCGGCCGGCGCCGCGGCCGCCGCCACGCTGGACCCCCGCCGGATCACCGAGGACCCCTTCACCCTCGGCGTCGCCTCCGGCGACCCGCTGGCCGACTCCGTACTGCTGTGGACCCGGCTCGCCCCGGCCCCCTACCAGCCCGACGGCGGACTGCCCGCCGAACGCGTCAGGGTCGAATGGGAACTGGCCCTCGACGACAGATTCCGACGCGTCGTCAGACGCGGCACCGCCACCGCCCACCCCGAGTTGCACCACACCGTCCATGTCGAGGTCGAGTTCCTCGCCCCCGGCCGCGTCTACTACTACCGCTTCCGCACCGGCACCTGGATCAGCGAGACCGGCCGCACCCGCACCGCCCCCCCCGGCCGCGCCCATCTGACCGGCTCCACCGAACTCTCCTTCGCGGCCGTCTCCTGCCAGCGCTACGACCAGGGCTACTACACCGCCTACCGGCACCTCGCCGACGAGGACGTCGACGTCGTCCTCCACCTCGGCGACTACCTCTACGAGTACGCCGTGAACTCCGTCGGCGGCGCCCGCAACTACACCGACCGCGTCCTGCCCGACGTCTTCAACCACGAGACGGTCACCCTGGAGGACTACCGCCTGCGCTACGCCCTCCACAAGACCGACCCCGACCAGCGGGCCGCCCACGCCGCCCACCCCTTCGTCGTCACCTGGGACGACCACGAGACCGAGAACAACTACGCGGGCGACAACCCCGACGGCGGCGAGCCCTCCGAGGAGTTCCTGCTGCGCCGCGCCGCCGCCTACCGTGCGTACTGGGAGAACCAGCCGTTGCGCCGCCGCCAGCGCCCCGACGGCCCCGACATGAAGCTGTACCGGCGCCTCCGGTGGGGCCGCCTCGCCCAGTTCGACATACTCGACACCCGGCAGTACCGCTCCAACCAGGCGCAGGGCGACGGCTGGCAGATCCCCGGCCCGGAGTCCGCCGATCCGGCGCGCACGATGACGGGCACCACGCAGGAGCGCTGGCTCCTGGACGGCTGGGACCGGTCCGACGCGGTCTGGAACGTCCTCCCGCAGCAGGTCACCTTCTCGCAGCGCCGCAACGCCGTCGGCGAGGTCTACAAGGTGTCGATGGACTCCTGGGACGGCTATCCCGCCTCCCGCGAACGCCTCCTCGCCGGCGCCGAGGCCGCCGGCATCGAGAACCTCATGGTCCTCACGGGAGACGTCCACGTCGGCTACGCCTTCGACATCAAGCGCGACTTCGACGACCGCTCGTCCCGGACCGTCGGCACGGAACTCGTCGCCTCGTCCGTCAGCAGCGGCGGCAACGGCTCCGACAAGCCCGCCAACTGGGACACCTACATGACCGCCAACCCCCACATGCGGTTCTACAACGGCCGCCGCGGCTACACCACCGTCACCCTCGACCGCGAGTCCGCCCGCGCCGACTTCAAGGCCGTGCCGTACGTGACGACGACGGGGGCGGGCATCTCGACGGTCGCGTCCTTCGCGGTGGAGGCGGGGGTGCCGGGGCTGCAGCCGGTGTAG
- a CDS encoding small ribosomal subunit Rsm22 family protein: MNAPASAADTLRSALAGLLDGLPPKSATRAVERLIANYRGRTPTDAPVLRDRSDVVAYAAYRMPATFEAVCSALEAFAVAVPGWVPGSHVDVGGGTGAATWAVNATWAGGRPVTVLDWAEPALALGREIAATNPELKAAEWQRSRIGAALTIESTDLVTVSYVLGELTAADRTAVVGAAATAAEAVVIIEPGTPEGYARVIEARDRLVAAGFHIAAPCPHSAACPIVPGEDWCHFAARVSRSSLHRQVKGGSLPYEDEKFSYVAATRFPPAPAPSRVVRKPQIRKGQVLLDLCEPGTDEAGPALTRTTVTKRHGPLYRAARDTGWGDAWPPAADTAADTDADPA; this comes from the coding sequence GTGAACGCCCCCGCCTCCGCCGCCGACACCCTCCGCAGCGCCCTCGCCGGCCTTCTCGACGGCCTCCCGCCCAAGTCGGCCACGCGGGCGGTGGAGCGGCTGATCGCGAACTACCGGGGGCGGACGCCGACGGACGCGCCGGTGCTCAGGGACCGGTCGGACGTGGTGGCGTACGCGGCGTACCGGATGCCGGCGACGTTCGAGGCGGTGTGCTCGGCGCTGGAGGCGTTCGCGGTGGCGGTGCCCGGGTGGGTGCCCGGCAGTCATGTGGACGTCGGCGGGGGTACGGGCGCGGCGACCTGGGCGGTGAACGCGACCTGGGCGGGCGGGCGACCGGTGACGGTGCTCGACTGGGCGGAGCCGGCGCTGGCGCTCGGCCGGGAGATCGCCGCGACGAACCCGGAACTGAAGGCCGCCGAGTGGCAGCGCTCTCGTATCGGAGCGGCGCTCACCATCGAGAGCACCGATCTCGTCACGGTCTCCTACGTCCTCGGTGAGCTGACCGCCGCCGACCGCACGGCCGTGGTGGGGGCCGCCGCGACCGCCGCCGAGGCGGTCGTGATCATCGAACCGGGCACGCCCGAGGGGTACGCCCGCGTCATCGAGGCCCGCGACCGTCTCGTCGCCGCCGGTTTCCACATCGCCGCGCCCTGCCCGCACAGCGCCGCCTGCCCCATCGTGCCCGGCGAGGACTGGTGCCACTTCGCCGCCCGCGTCAGCCGTTCCTCCCTGCACCGTCAGGTCAAGGGTGGCTCCCTGCCGTACGAGGACGAGAAGTTCAGCTACGTCGCCGCCACCCGCTTTCCCCCGGCCCCGGCCCCCTCCCGGGTCGTCCGCAAGCCGCAGATCCGCAAGGGCCAGGTCCTCCTGGACCTCTGCGAGCCCGGGACGGACGAGGCCGGCCCCGCCCTCACCCGGACCACCGTCACCAAGCGCCACGGCCCCCTCTACCGCGCGGCCCGCGACACGGGATGGGGCGACGCCTGGCCCCCGGCCGCAGACACAGCCGCAGACACAGACGCCGACCCGGCCTGA
- a CDS encoding SDR family oxidoreductase, producing MKAKGTKIAIVTGAGSGIGRAVAVELLRAGWSVALAGRREEKLAETAAEAGTGTEAGAGPTADAGTGTGAPAALCVRTDVSRPGDVDALLAAVRDRFGRLDLLFNNAGTFGPGGVPVEELDYAAWRHVVDTNLNGAFLCAQAAYRQMKEQDPRGGRIINNGSISAHTPRPHSVAYTATKHALTGLTKSLSLDGRPYGIAVGQIDIGNAATDMTERMANGVLQANGQLLPEPVMDVTDVARTVRHMAELPLEANVQFATVMATTMPYVGRG from the coding sequence ATGAAGGCTAAAGGAACCAAGATCGCGATCGTGACGGGCGCGGGCTCCGGAATCGGCCGTGCCGTGGCGGTGGAACTGCTGCGCGCCGGCTGGTCGGTGGCACTGGCGGGCCGCCGCGAGGAGAAGCTCGCCGAGACGGCGGCCGAAGCCGGGACCGGGACCGAAGCCGGGGCCGGCCCGACGGCGGACGCGGGCACCGGCACCGGCGCCCCGGCGGCGCTGTGCGTCCGTACGGACGTCTCACGGCCCGGCGACGTGGACGCGCTCCTCGCCGCCGTGCGCGACCGGTTCGGGCGGCTGGACCTGCTGTTCAACAACGCGGGCACGTTCGGTCCGGGCGGGGTCCCGGTGGAGGAGCTGGACTACGCGGCCTGGCGGCACGTCGTGGACACCAACCTCAACGGGGCGTTCCTGTGCGCGCAGGCGGCGTACCGGCAGATGAAGGAGCAGGACCCGCGGGGCGGCCGGATCATCAACAACGGCTCCATCTCCGCGCACACGCCCCGCCCGCACTCCGTGGCCTACACCGCGACCAAGCACGCGCTGACCGGCCTGACCAAGTCGCTCTCCCTGGACGGGCGGCCGTACGGCATCGCGGTCGGGCAGATCGACATCGGCAACGCGGCGACGGACATGACCGAACGCATGGCGAACGGTGTGCTCCAGGCCAACGGGCAGCTCCTGCCCGAGCCCGTGATGGACGTGACGGACGTGGCGCGGACGGTGCGGCACATGGCGGAGCTGCCGTTGGAGGCGAATGTGCAGTTCGCGACGGTGATGGCGACGACGATGCCGTACGTCGGACGGGGCTGA
- a CDS encoding serine hydrolase domain-containing protein — protein sequence MPSLEQAYESGGSGELSAPRLRTDTPERAGLDPEELRRLVRDVRALTEGERPRVPGAVVLAGRGPVIAVEEAAGWALRYEAYDEHADRGRELPPDSRVPVTPRTPFDLASLTKLFTAVAAMQQLERGTLGIDAKVGAYLPDFTGAAEHGLTVRHLLTHTSGLRPELPLYDCPSPAARLATLRAEAPTAPPGTEHRYSDLNLLLLQHVLERLTGRTIDALIRDGITHPLGMVSTTFGPCPAAAATEDQRRPWAKADRGMVRGQVHDENAWSLGGVAGHAGLFSTARDLAVFCRTLLAGGSYGPARILGPDFVELMLTPPGLGFALDQPWFMGELAGRGAAGHTGFTGTSLVLDPATDTFLVLLTNAVHPRRGEPVNAARAAAGTRVARAVRGM from the coding sequence GTGCCGTCCTTGGAACAGGCGTACGAAAGTGGAGGGAGCGGAGAGCTGAGCGCGCCGAGACTGCGCACGGACACCCCGGAACGGGCCGGACTGGACCCCGAGGAACTGCGCCGTCTCGTACGGGACGTGCGCGCGCTGACGGAGGGGGAGCGCCCCCGGGTTCCCGGTGCCGTGGTCCTCGCCGGACGCGGCCCCGTCATCGCCGTCGAGGAGGCGGCGGGCTGGGCGCTCCGCTACGAGGCCTACGACGAACACGCCGACCGGGGACGGGAACTCCCGCCGGACTCCCGCGTCCCGGTCACCCCGCGCACCCCCTTCGACCTGGCCTCCCTCACCAAGCTGTTCACCGCCGTGGCGGCGATGCAGCAGCTGGAGCGCGGCACCCTCGGCATCGACGCGAAGGTGGGGGCGTACCTCCCGGACTTCACGGGCGCCGCCGAACACGGTCTGACCGTCCGCCACCTCCTCACCCACACCTCCGGGCTGCGACCCGAACTCCCGCTGTACGACTGTCCCTCCCCGGCCGCCCGGCTGGCGACGCTCCGCGCGGAGGCCCCGACGGCGCCCCCCGGCACGGAACACCGCTACTCCGACCTGAACCTCCTGCTCCTCCAGCACGTCCTGGAGCGCCTGACGGGCCGGACCATCGACGCCCTGATCCGCGACGGCATCACGCATCCGCTGGGCATGGTGTCGACGACCTTCGGCCCCTGCCCGGCCGCCGCGGCCACGGAGGACCAGCGCCGCCCCTGGGCGAAGGCGGACCGGGGCATGGTCCGCGGCCAGGTCCACGACGAGAACGCCTGGTCCCTCGGCGGTGTGGCCGGCCACGCGGGCCTCTTCTCGACGGCCCGGGACCTGGCCGTCTTCTGCCGCACCCTGCTGGCCGGCGGCTCCTACGGCCCCGCGCGCATCCTGGGCCCCGACTTCGTCGAGCTGATGCTGACTCCGCCGGGCCTCGGCTTCGCCCTCGACCAGCCCTGGTTCATGGGCGAGTTGGCGGGCCGGGGCGCGGCCGGCCACACCGGGTTCACGGGCACGTCCCTGGTCCTCGACCCGGCGACGGACACGTTCCTCGTCCTTCTCACCAACGCGGTCCATCCCCGCCGCGGCGAGCCCGTCAACGCGGCGCGGGCGGCGGCGGGGACCCGGGTGGCGCGGGCGGTGCGGGGGATGTGA
- a CDS encoding Gfo/Idh/MocA family protein — translation MSNDGRVRWGILATGGIAAAFTADLVDLPDAEVVAVASRSEASAKTFAERFGIPRAYGDWRALAEDADVDVVYVATPHAAHRVAAGMCLEAGRNVLCEKAFTLNTGEAEELVALARERGRFLMEAMWMYCNPLVRRLAEVVRDGAIGDVRTVQADFGISGPFPPSHRLRDPAQGGGALLDLGVYPVSFAQLLLGEPSDVTARAVLSDEGVDLQTGAVLSWESGALASVHCSIVGGTGTSASVTGSEGRIDIPSGFFFPERFVLHRDGREAQEFTADPADGPRNSLRHEAIEVMRALRAGETESPLVPLDGTLAVMRTLDALRERVGVRYPGEERLNEGSFA, via the coding sequence ATGTCGAACGACGGACGTGTGCGGTGGGGGATCCTGGCGACCGGAGGGATCGCCGCGGCCTTCACGGCGGACCTCGTCGACCTGCCGGACGCCGAGGTCGTGGCGGTGGCCTCGCGGAGCGAGGCCTCGGCGAAGACCTTCGCGGAACGGTTCGGGATACCGAGGGCCTACGGCGACTGGCGCGCGCTCGCCGAGGACGCGGACGTGGACGTGGTGTACGTCGCCACTCCGCACGCGGCACACCGGGTCGCCGCCGGGATGTGTCTGGAGGCGGGGCGCAACGTCCTGTGCGAGAAGGCGTTCACGCTGAACACGGGCGAGGCGGAGGAACTGGTCGCGCTGGCCCGGGAGCGCGGGCGGTTCCTGATGGAGGCCATGTGGATGTACTGCAATCCGCTGGTGCGACGGCTCGCCGAGGTGGTGCGGGACGGCGCGATCGGTGACGTGCGGACCGTGCAGGCCGACTTCGGGATCTCCGGGCCGTTCCCGCCCTCGCACCGGCTGCGGGACCCGGCTCAGGGCGGGGGCGCGCTGCTCGACCTCGGGGTGTACCCGGTGTCCTTCGCGCAGCTGCTGCTCGGGGAGCCGTCGGACGTCACGGCGAGAGCGGTGCTCTCCGACGAGGGCGTCGATCTCCAGACCGGAGCAGTGCTCTCGTGGGAGAGCGGCGCCCTCGCTTCGGTGCACTGCTCCATCGTGGGCGGCACGGGCACGTCCGCGTCGGTGACCGGTTCCGAGGGCCGGATCGACATCCCGTCCGGGTTCTTCTTCCCGGAGCGGTTCGTGCTGCACCGGGACGGCCGCGAGGCGCAGGAATTCACCGCCGACCCGGCCGACGGCCCGCGCAACAGCCTCCGGCACGAGGCCATCGAGGTCATGCGGGCCCTGCGGGCCGGCGAGACCGAGTCCCCGCTCGTCCCCCTCGACGGCACCCTCGCCGTGATGCGCACGCTGGACGCGCTGCGGGAGCGGGTGGGGGTGCGCTATCCCGGCGAGGAGCGGCTGAACGAAGGTTCGTTCGCGTAG
- a CDS encoding aldo/keto reductase: METNTHTDPYTRTLGRSGIQVSALGFGCWAIGGEWQATDGQPLGWGKVDDEESVRAVHRALDLGVTFFDTADAYGTGHSERVLGRALGKRRADVVVATKWGNVFDAATRTLTGQDDTPAHARRALTASLDRLGTDHVDLYQLHLSDADPERAARLRDTCEEFVREGLIRAYAWSTDDPDRAAVFAEGPHCAAVQHRLNVLQDAPELLALCEESGLASINRSPLAMGLLTGKHTPGRTLAAGDIRSTPPEWLPGFTADGGADPQWVGRVEALREILTSGGRTLAQGALAWIWARSPRTVPIPGFRSVAQAEENAGALAEGPLTAEQMAEIDLVLGR, translated from the coding sequence CACGGACCCGTACACCCGCACCCTCGGCCGCAGCGGCATCCAGGTCAGCGCCCTCGGCTTCGGCTGCTGGGCGATCGGCGGCGAGTGGCAGGCCACCGACGGACAGCCGCTCGGCTGGGGGAAGGTGGACGACGAGGAGTCCGTACGGGCGGTCCACCGCGCCCTCGACCTCGGCGTCACCTTCTTCGACACGGCCGACGCGTACGGCACCGGGCACAGCGAGCGCGTCCTCGGCCGGGCCCTCGGCAAGCGCCGCGCGGACGTCGTCGTGGCCACCAAGTGGGGCAACGTCTTCGACGCGGCCACCCGCACCCTCACCGGCCAGGACGACACCCCGGCTCACGCCCGCCGCGCCCTCACCGCCTCGCTGGACCGCCTCGGCACCGACCACGTCGACCTCTACCAGCTCCACCTCTCCGACGCCGACCCCGAGCGCGCGGCCCGACTCCGCGACACCTGCGAGGAGTTCGTGCGCGAGGGTCTGATCCGGGCCTACGCGTGGAGCACCGACGACCCGGACCGCGCCGCCGTGTTCGCCGAGGGGCCGCACTGCGCGGCCGTGCAGCACCGGCTGAACGTCCTGCAGGACGCGCCCGAACTCCTCGCGCTGTGCGAGGAGTCCGGGCTGGCGAGCATCAACCGCAGCCCCCTCGCCATGGGGCTGCTCACCGGGAAGCACACCCCGGGGCGCACGCTGGCGGCCGGCGACATCCGCAGCACCCCGCCCGAGTGGCTGCCGGGCTTCACCGCCGACGGCGGCGCCGACCCGCAGTGGGTGGGCCGGGTCGAAGCGTTGCGCGAGATCCTCACCAGCGGGGGCCGTACGCTCGCGCAGGGCGCCCTCGCCTGGATCTGGGCCCGCAGCCCCCGGACCGTGCCCATCCCCGGGTTCCGCTCGGTCGCCCAGGCGGAGGAGAACGCGGGTGCCCTCGCCGAGGGACCGCTCACCGCGGAGCAGATGGCCGAGATCGACCTGGTCCTGGGGCGCTGA
- a CDS encoding GNAT family N-acetyltransferase, translating to MSTTPRLEPITPANLKEAFAVRIRPDQEHLVEPVAQSLAEAYVHPGVAWPRLVRDGDRVVGFLMAFLDIDWKGDGSGTDVRSGLWRLNIAAEEQGRGYGRFAVESVAAEIRRRGGSRLYVTWHPGPDGPEAFYLGLGFRTTGETSGDETVGVLELTG from the coding sequence ATGTCGACGACACCACGCCTGGAACCCATCACCCCCGCCAACCTCAAGGAGGCGTTCGCCGTCCGCATCCGACCCGACCAGGAGCACCTGGTGGAGCCGGTCGCGCAGTCGCTGGCCGAGGCGTACGTCCACCCCGGTGTCGCCTGGCCCCGGCTCGTCCGGGACGGGGACCGGGTCGTCGGTTTTCTGATGGCCTTCCTCGACATCGACTGGAAGGGCGACGGCTCGGGCACCGATGTCCGCTCCGGGCTCTGGCGTCTGAACATCGCCGCCGAGGAGCAGGGGCGCGGGTACGGCCGCTTCGCCGTCGAGTCCGTGGCCGCCGAGATCCGCCGCCGGGGCGGCAGCCGGCTCTACGTCACCTGGCATCCCGGCCCCGACGGCCCCGAGGCCTTCTATCTCGGCCTCGGCTTCCGCACGACGGGTGAGACCAGCGGGGACGAGACGGTGGGGGTGCTGGAGCTGACCGGCTGA
- a CDS encoding multidrug effflux MFS transporter, producing the protein MPEGHIPGSASAEPTTTAGEHPRPAAAAAPRPPKPQPSKPQSAQPQPQPQPQPQPQPQPQPQPQSAQPQPQPQSAQPQPQPQPSKADPGAARATTALRRTGLLVTLILGGLTATPPLAMDMYLPALPEVTNSLHAPATTVQLTLTACLAGMALGQLLIGPMSDRFGRRRPLLLGLAVYIVATALCALAPTIETLIALRLVQGLAGSAGIVIARAVVRDLYDGDAMARFFSTLMLVSGVAPVVAPLIGGQILRVTDWRGVFVVLTVIGVALLAVVWTKLPETLAPAERHGGGIGETLGAMRGLLTDRVFMGYTLAGGFAFAALFAYISASPFVIQEIYGASPQTFSLLFGVNSVGLVVVGQINGKILVGRVSLDKVFAVGLTVVALSATALLLMSLDVFGEVGLVPVAAALFVLMSAMGVTLPNTQALALMRVRHAAGSASALLGTSSFLIGAIASPLVGVAGEDTAVPMAVVQLAATLVAATCFVTLCRPWNRRTKVEGAES; encoded by the coding sequence ATGCCCGAGGGGCACATACCGGGCTCGGCATCCGCCGAGCCGACCACGACGGCGGGGGAGCACCCCAGGCCCGCCGCGGCGGCGGCACCCCGGCCGCCGAAACCGCAGCCGTCGAAGCCACAGTCCGCGCAGCCGCAGCCGCAGCCGCAGCCGCAGCCGCAGCCGCAGCCGCAGCCGCAGCCGCAGCCACAGTCCGCGCAGCCGCAGCCGCAGCCACAGTCCGCGCAGCCGCAGCCGCAGCCGCAGCCGTCGAAGGCGGACCCCGGGGCCGCGCGGGCGACCACCGCCCTGCGCCGTACCGGCCTCCTCGTCACCCTCATCCTCGGCGGCCTCACCGCGACGCCGCCCCTGGCGATGGACATGTACCTCCCGGCCCTGCCGGAGGTCACCAACTCCCTGCACGCGCCCGCCACCACGGTCCAGCTCACCCTCACCGCCTGCCTCGCCGGCATGGCGCTCGGCCAGCTCCTGATCGGCCCGATGAGCGACCGTTTCGGCCGCCGCCGCCCGCTGCTCCTCGGTCTCGCCGTCTACATCGTCGCCACCGCCCTCTGCGCCCTCGCCCCCACCATCGAGACCCTCATCGCCCTGCGCCTGGTGCAGGGCCTCGCCGGCTCGGCCGGGATCGTGATCGCCCGAGCGGTGGTCCGCGACCTGTACGACGGCGACGCGATGGCCCGCTTCTTCTCGACCCTGATGCTGGTCTCCGGGGTGGCCCCGGTCGTCGCGCCGCTGATCGGCGGCCAGATCCTGCGCGTCACGGACTGGCGGGGCGTCTTCGTCGTGCTCACGGTCATCGGCGTCGCGCTCCTCGCGGTGGTCTGGACGAAGCTCCCCGAGACGCTCGCCCCCGCCGAACGCCACGGCGGCGGCATCGGCGAGACCCTGGGCGCCATGCGCGGCCTGCTCACCGACCGGGTCTTCATGGGCTACACGCTCGCCGGCGGCTTCGCCTTCGCGGCTCTCTTCGCGTACATCAGCGCCTCGCCGTTCGTGATCCAGGAGATCTACGGCGCCTCCCCGCAGACGTTCAGCCTGCTGTTCGGCGTCAACTCCGTCGGCCTCGTCGTCGTCGGCCAGATCAACGGCAAGATCCTGGTGGGCCGGGTGAGCCTGGACAAGGTGTTCGCGGTGGGCCTCACGGTCGTCGCCCTGTCGGCGACCGCGCTGCTGCTGATGTCCCTGGACGTCTTCGGCGAGGTCGGCCTGGTCCCCGTCGCGGCGGCCCTCTTCGTCCTGATGTCCGCGATGGGCGTCACGCTCCCCAACACCCAGGCGCTCGCCCTGATGCGGGTACGCCACGCGGCGGGTTCGGCGTCGGCGCTGCTGGGTACCTCGTCCTTCCTGATCGGCGCGATAGCGTCCCCCCTGGTCGGCGTCGCGGGCGAGGACACGGCCGTGCCCATGGCCGTGGTCCAGCTGGCCGCGACCCTGGTGGCGGCGACCTGCTTCGTGACACTGTGCCGTCCTTGGAACAGGCGTACGAAAGTGGAGGGAGCGGAGAGCTGA
- a CDS encoding DUF6243 family protein: protein MTRGGAGNMLGVGGSRRNLSRKALRGGPAHGRVGGGHDPQAQKRELLRKLQEKQREEGREDRQGGRQEG from the coding sequence ATGACCCGAGGTGGAGCAGGCAACATGCTGGGAGTCGGCGGTTCGCGCCGGAACCTCAGCCGCAAGGCCCTGCGCGGCGGCCCCGCGCACGGCCGCGTCGGCGGCGGCCACGACCCCCAGGCCCAGAAGCGGGAGCTGCTGCGCAAGCTCCAGGAGAAACAGCGGGAGGAAGGCCGGGAAGATCGCCAGGGAGGCCGACAGGAGGGATGA